Proteins encoded together in one uncultured Flavobacterium sp. window:
- a CDS encoding B12-binding domain-containing radical SAM protein, which translates to MKTKLFVITPPFTQLNTPYPATAYIKGFLNTKNIESVQADLGIDVILELFSKKGLVDLFEVSSSKFQVSGSEISDNSKRIFALQDEYIKTIDAVIQFLQGKNPTLALQICQEDFLPEASRFAQLEELDWAFGTMGTQDKAKHLATLYLEDISDFIVECVDENFGFSRYAERLGRSANSFDELYEALQQKPTYIDSILISLLKAKIETVQPTLFLISVPFPGNLYSAFRCAQWVKQHHPEIKISMGGGFPNTELRSLSDARVFEFFDFITLDDGEVPIEELIFNLENPNAVTSSEVEKRYKRTFLLENGEVVYKNNSLKHDYKQAYVGTPDYSDLPLDKYISVIEIVNPMHRMWSDGRWNKLTMAHGCYWGKCTFCDISLDYIKVYEPVAANLLCDRMEEMMLQTGQNGFHFVDEAAPPALMRSLALEILRRKLAVTWWTNIRFEKSFSKDLCLLLKASGCIAVSGGLEVASDRLLKLIDKGVTVEQVAKVTRNFTEAGIMVHAYLMYGYPTQTVQETVDSLEMVRQLFEAGILQSGFWHQFAMTAHSPVGLYPEKFGVTKATETIGTFANNDIDYTDSTGINHDKFSFGLKKSLFNFMHGICFDYELQDWFDFKIPKTKIDPDFIFNALEEGNDFNTKPNAKVVWLGGKPSVEHFTKSKKGQTWEMMTFTFHDKKESFNIQTNKEEGEWLVDILTKITISNAKNYTFQEVKAEFETNLDDFELFWYSKPINTLREFGLLVL; encoded by the coding sequence TTGAAAACTAAACTTTTCGTAATCACGCCTCCTTTTACCCAACTGAATACTCCGTATCCGGCGACGGCGTATATAAAAGGATTTCTAAACACTAAAAATATCGAATCGGTTCAGGCTGATTTGGGTATTGACGTGATATTGGAATTGTTTTCGAAGAAAGGTCTTGTTGATTTGTTTGAAGTTTCAAGTTCAAAGTTTCAAGTTTCAGGTTCTGAAATCTCAGACAACTCTAAGCGTATTTTTGCTTTGCAGGACGAATACATCAAAACTATTGATGCAGTAATTCAGTTTTTACAGGGGAAAAATCCAACATTAGCTTTACAAATTTGTCAGGAAGATTTTCTGCCAGAGGCTTCTCGTTTTGCACAATTAGAAGAACTTGATTGGGCTTTCGGGACAATGGGAACTCAGGATAAAGCAAAACATTTAGCGACTTTATATCTTGAAGATATATCTGATTTTATTGTAGAATGTGTCGATGAAAATTTTGGCTTTAGCCGATATGCCGAGCGTTTAGGCCGAAGCGCCAATTCGTTTGATGAATTATACGAGGCTTTACAGCAAAAACCGACTTATATCGATTCGATTTTAATTTCACTTTTAAAAGCTAAAATTGAAACTGTTCAACCAACTTTATTTTTAATTTCTGTTCCCTTTCCAGGGAATTTATATAGCGCTTTTCGATGTGCACAATGGGTAAAACAACATCATCCCGAAATTAAGATTTCGATGGGCGGCGGTTTCCCAAATACCGAATTGCGTTCACTTTCAGACGCTCGCGTTTTTGAGTTTTTCGATTTTATTACTTTAGACGATGGAGAAGTTCCAATCGAAGAATTAATATTCAATTTAGAAAATCCCAATGCTGTCACTTCGAGCGAAGTCGAGAAGCGATACAAAAGAACTTTTTTACTCGAAAACGGAGAAGTCGTTTATAAAAACAACTCTTTAAAACACGATTATAAACAGGCTTATGTAGGAACGCCTGATTACTCAGATTTGCCTTTGGATAAATACATTTCGGTAATCGAAATTGTAAATCCTATGCACAGAATGTGGAGCGACGGGCGCTGGAATAAACTCACAATGGCTCATGGATGTTATTGGGGAAAATGTACTTTTTGTGATATTTCATTAGATTATATAAAAGTTTACGAACCTGTTGCAGCCAATTTGTTGTGTGATCGAATGGAAGAAATGATGTTGCAAACCGGGCAGAATGGTTTTCATTTTGTTGATGAAGCCGCTCCTCCGGCTCTAATGCGCTCTTTGGCTCTTGAAATTTTGCGCCGAAAATTAGCAGTAACGTGGTGGACAAATATTCGATTTGAAAAAAGTTTTTCTAAAGATTTATGTCTTTTATTGAAAGCTTCCGGTTGTATTGCCGTTTCAGGTGGTTTAGAAGTGGCTTCTGATCGATTATTAAAATTAATAGATAAAGGTGTAACAGTTGAGCAAGTCGCAAAAGTTACCCGAAATTTTACCGAAGCCGGGATCATGGTTCATGCGTATTTAATGTACGGATATCCTACACAAACGGTTCAAGAAACAGTTGATAGTCTCGAAATGGTTCGTCAGTTGTTTGAAGCCGGAATTTTACAATCTGGTTTTTGGCATCAATTTGCTATGACGGCACATAGTCCAGTTGGGTTATATCCGGAGAAATTTGGCGTGACAAAAGCGACAGAAACCATTGGGACTTTTGCCAATAATGATATTGATTATACAGATTCTACAGGAATCAATCACGATAAATTCAGTTTTGGATTAAAGAAATCACTCTTCAATTTCATGCACGGAATTTGTTTTGATTATGAATTGCAGGATTGGTTTGATTTTAAAATACCAAAAACTAAAATTGATCCCGATTTTATTTTTAATGCGCTTGAAGAAGGAAATGATTTTAATACAAAACCAAATGCAAAAGTTGTTTGGCTTGGCGGAAAACCTTCTGTAGAACATTTTACAAAATCTAAAAAAGGTCAAACTTGGGAAATGATGACTTTTACTTTTCATGATAAAAAGGAAAGTTTCAACATTCAGACCAATAAAGAAGAAGGCGAGTGGCTTGTTGATATTTTGACTAAAATCACGATTTCGAATGCTAAAAATTATACTTTTCAAGAAGTAAAAGCAGAATTTGAAACCAATTTAGATGATTTTGAATTGTTCTGGTATTCAAAACCAATTAATACATTGCGGGAATTTGGGTTGTTGGTTTTGTAA
- a CDS encoding MBL fold metallo-hydrolase, with product MKLHHLRNATLVIETDQHVILVDPMLGKRKTIPPFTFFRYKPKRNPLVSLPKNSRDILSRVTHCLITHLHPDHIDKAGEIFLRRKSVSVICSAKDEKALAKRGLNITQTLDYWQPQTFLDGKITGIPAIHGYGFVAKLMGNVMGFYIELPNEKSIYISSDTVFTEHVEKVLVEFKPDIATVACGTARLDIGQPLLMKMNDILKFTALAPGKVFANHLEALNHCPTTREELKTALAENDLLSKTAIPNDGTYVEY from the coding sequence ATGAAATTACATCATTTACGTAACGCGACTTTAGTTATTGAAACGGATCAACATGTAATTTTAGTTGATCCTATGTTGGGAAAGAGAAAAACGATTCCGCCCTTTACTTTCTTTCGTTATAAACCAAAAAGAAATCCATTAGTTTCTTTACCAAAAAATAGTCGTGATATTCTAAGTAGAGTGACTCATTGCCTGATCACTCATCTACATCCTGATCATATTGACAAAGCCGGAGAAATTTTTTTAAGACGTAAAAGCGTAAGTGTTATTTGTAGTGCAAAGGATGAAAAAGCTTTGGCTAAACGAGGCTTAAACATTACTCAAACTTTAGATTACTGGCAACCTCAAACTTTTCTAGACGGAAAAATTACCGGAATTCCTGCCATTCACGGTTATGGTTTTGTTGCAAAACTAATGGGAAATGTCATGGGTTTTTATATCGAACTGCCAAATGAAAAATCAATTTACATAAGCTCTGATACTGTTTTTACGGAGCATGTAGAAAAAGTTTTGGTAGAATTTAAACCCGATATTGCAACGGTCGCCTGCGGAACCGCGAGATTAGATATTGGTCAGCCTTTATTAATGAAAATGAATGATATTTTGAAGTTTACTGCACTTGCCCCTGGTAAAGTTTTTGCGAATCATTTAGAAGCTTTAAATCATTGTCCAACGACCAGAGAAGAATTGAAAACGGCTTTAGCTGAGAATGATCTTTTATCCAAAACTGCGATTCCTAATGATGGAACTTACGTGGAGTATTGA
- a CDS encoding DUF1573 domain-containing protein, whose amino-acid sequence MKMIKISMLALALGLMSFSAIAPVKSLTSETKVAAAASTIVWKAETIDVGQIPQGTPKAIVYEFKNTGKTSVVITNVQGSCGCTATDYTKEPVLPGKTAKVTATYNAANKGGFTKTVTVTTSAESTPKILTLKGTVI is encoded by the coding sequence ATGAAAATGATTAAAATTTCGATGTTGGCTCTGGCTTTAGGACTAATGTCTTTTTCAGCAATTGCACCGGTAAAATCTTTAACTTCTGAAACAAAAGTTGCAGCAGCAGCTTCGACAATTGTTTGGAAAGCAGAAACTATTGATGTTGGACAAATCCCACAAGGAACTCCAAAAGCTATTGTATATGAATTTAAAAACACAGGAAAAACTTCTGTTGTAATTACTAATGTTCAGGGATCTTGTGGCTGTACTGCAACAGATTATACTAAAGAGCCAGTTTTGCCAGGTAAAACAGCTAAAGTAACAGCAACTTATAATGCCGCGAATAAAGGCGGTTTTACAAAAACAGTTACTGTAACAACAAGTGCCGAAAGCACTCCAAAAATCCTTACTCTAAAAGGAACAGTGATTTAA
- a CDS encoding SGNH/GDSL hydrolase family protein, whose amino-acid sequence MVLKKIALLTLFLLISAVSVSQTKNNNFLYAGRVEKLENNAVVLIATASSVAFNFTGNECSISLQSADSYEHHNYVSLVLDGKYIGKLRIEKGAAQSFPIKITSNKKVHTLGIYKTTEAQSGGVLFTGTTAKLTSITAKKKKKIEFIGDSITCGAASDPSDIPCDKGEYMDHHNGYYAYGPVLSREIDIDYLISSVSGIGMYRNWNDENKDEAIMPDVYENLYLTKDNSKPKYDFAFQPNIISIALGTNDFSGGDGKKERLPFNAEKYVSNYINFIKMLYKHNLQAQIVITNSPMVNGERTIVFEECLNKVKSAFAEDKTHKPILIFKFKPMTPKGCLGHPDVADHKVLADEYAPFLKKLLNEK is encoded by the coding sequence ATGGTTCTCAAAAAAATAGCACTTTTAACTTTGTTTTTGCTGATTTCGGCAGTTTCAGTTTCACAAACTAAAAACAATAATTTTCTATACGCCGGTAGAGTTGAAAAACTCGAAAATAATGCCGTTGTCTTAATTGCAACGGCTTCTTCTGTTGCTTTTAATTTTACAGGAAATGAATGTTCGATTTCATTACAAAGTGCCGATTCTTATGAACATCATAATTATGTTTCTTTAGTTTTAGACGGAAAATATATTGGCAAATTAAGAATCGAAAAAGGCGCGGCACAATCTTTTCCTATAAAAATTACTTCAAACAAAAAAGTACATACGCTTGGTATTTATAAAACTACAGAAGCCCAAAGTGGCGGAGTTTTATTTACCGGAACAACTGCAAAACTAACTTCGATTACTGCAAAAAAGAAAAAGAAAATCGAGTTTATAGGAGATTCAATTACATGCGGAGCAGCAAGTGATCCGTCAGATATTCCTTGTGATAAAGGCGAATATATGGATCATCATAACGGATATTATGCTTATGGACCTGTACTTTCGAGAGAAATTGATATTGATTATTTGATAAGTTCTGTTTCCGGAATTGGTATGTACAGAAATTGGAATGATGAGAATAAAGACGAAGCGATTATGCCGGATGTTTATGAAAATTTGTATCTGACAAAAGACAATTCTAAACCCAAATATGATTTTGCTTTTCAGCCAAATATTATCAGTATTGCATTAGGAACGAATGATTTTTCTGGTGGAGATGGCAAAAAAGAACGTTTGCCTTTTAATGCCGAAAAGTATGTTTCGAATTATATCAATTTTATTAAAATGTTGTACAAACACAATCTACAAGCGCAAATTGTGATTACAAACAGTCCAATGGTAAATGGAGAAAGAACGATTGTTTTTGAGGAATGTCTCAATAAAGTAAAATCCGCTTTCGCGGAAGACAAAACTCATAAACCAATTTTGATTTTCAAATTTAAGCCAATGACTCCAAAAGGTTGTTTGGGACATCCGGATGTTGCAGATCATAAAGTATTGGCAGATGAATATGCTCCGTTTTTAAAAAAGTTACTAAATGAAAAATAA
- a CDS encoding L,D-transpeptidase family protein, producing MKILYPLVAVVILFVAVSCNSKSEKKEEESKKTAVKVPELKISIDSSGIAAFYQVYPKLTKFQNDVLALYKKNKSTQLWLDNKGVVEFANNLFNKYKGLDREGLKANFPYNEKINPIFDHISDNKLSQAHTDLMITNLYFYYVQKVSGVDEKTIKSLEWLLPRKKVNYQVFSDSIYKKSTISDDKKSKMFSQYYKLRDALHQYREIEKKGGWKNIEVEADFKSLKKGDSAVAVGQIRERLYITGDLKEDNKSNVCDSILISAVKNYEIHHGLTPKNIILPEHIVEMNIPVSDRIKTIIANMERCRWIDPELEKGKEFIEVNIPEFRLYLIRDHQIAFVSPVVVGKAMTQTVIFSGMMNNIVFSPYWNVPTSIINKEIKPGMAKNKNYLAQKNLEWNKGAVRQLPGKNNSLGLVKFLFPNSNNIYLHDTPAKSLFERDSRAFSHGCVRVGKPRDLAIELLKQDPSWTPDRIDKAMHAGKESWYTLKKKVPVYIGYFTAWVDRKGNLNFYKDVYQRDESLIKLLTEE from the coding sequence ATGAAAATTTTGTATCCGCTTGTTGCAGTTGTCATTCTTTTTGTTGCTGTATCTTGTAATTCTAAGTCAGAAAAAAAAGAAGAAGAATCAAAAAAAACTGCAGTAAAAGTACCTGAACTTAAAATCTCAATTGATAGTTCCGGAATTGCGGCTTTTTATCAGGTGTATCCTAAATTGACTAAATTTCAGAATGACGTTTTGGCTTTATACAAGAAAAACAAATCAACTCAATTATGGTTAGACAATAAAGGAGTTGTTGAGTTTGCAAACAATTTATTTAATAAATATAAAGGATTAGATCGAGAAGGTTTGAAAGCTAATTTTCCGTACAACGAAAAGATCAATCCTATTTTTGATCATATCTCTGATAATAAGTTATCGCAGGCTCATACAGATTTAATGATTACCAATTTGTATTTTTATTATGTTCAGAAAGTATCCGGAGTCGATGAAAAAACGATCAAATCATTAGAATGGCTTTTACCTCGAAAAAAAGTAAATTATCAAGTGTTTTCAGATTCCATTTATAAAAAGTCAACTATAAGTGACGACAAAAAGAGCAAGATGTTCAGTCAATATTATAAACTTCGTGATGCACTTCATCAATATAGAGAAATTGAGAAAAAAGGCGGTTGGAAAAATATTGAAGTCGAAGCTGATTTTAAAAGTCTAAAAAAAGGAGATTCGGCAGTTGCGGTAGGACAAATTCGAGAAAGACTTTATATAACAGGTGATCTTAAAGAAGACAATAAAAGTAATGTATGTGATTCTATTTTGATATCGGCAGTTAAGAACTATGAAATACATCATGGATTGACACCAAAAAATATAATCTTACCAGAACATATTGTCGAAATGAATATTCCGGTTTCTGACAGAATCAAAACGATTATTGCTAATATGGAGCGTTGTAGATGGATTGATCCTGAACTTGAAAAAGGAAAGGAATTTATAGAAGTTAATATCCCTGAGTTTAGATTGTATTTAATTCGGGATCATCAAATTGCTTTTGTATCTCCAGTTGTAGTTGGAAAAGCAATGACTCAAACAGTTATTTTTAGCGGCATGATGAACAATATTGTTTTTAGTCCGTATTGGAATGTTCCTACCAGTATTATCAATAAAGAGATTAAACCGGGAATGGCTAAGAATAAGAATTATTTGGCTCAGAAAAACCTGGAATGGAATAAAGGTGCTGTTCGTCAGTTGCCGGGAAAAAATAATTCGCTTGGTTTGGTAAAGTTTTTATTTCCAAATTCAAATAATATTTATTTACACGATACACCGGCAAAAAGTTTGTTCGAGAGAGACAGCAGAGCATTTAGCCACGGATGTGTACGCGTAGGAAAACCAAGAGATTTAGCCATTGAACTTTTAAAACAAGATCCTTCATGGACTCCGGACCGAATTGATAAAGCAATGCACGCCGGAAAGGAAAGCTGGTACACTTTAAAAAAGAAAGTTCCTGTTTATATAGGATATTTTACAGCTTGGGTAGACAGAAAAGGAAATTTGAATTTTTATAAAGATGTCTATCAAAGAGACGAAAGTTTGATAAAATTATTGACAGAAGAATAG
- a CDS encoding HAMP domain-containing sensor histidine kinase, translating to MKINKLNSIIVLGLVAIISILVAQLLWTKEAFTLEQKKLSQKANIALLEVARKLYEGKDHESSCQNPVQKISNDYYIVNVNNAFEPDILEFYLRSEFKKMNITTDFEFAMYNCQSDEMVYGKYISFSDKETSTKKVSFPKHKNLVYYFAVRFPNETTYLFSSMRFWFVLSIALILILLIYVYSIFTLLQQKKYSELQRDFINNMTHEFKTPLSSILIASKYLIEQNPIKDDKKLYTYTDIIINQSNKLNHHIEKILNIAKSDYAPLELKKEATLIIPIIEETIQNIVLKYPEAGIKIESSSNEYQIETDVFHFTNLVYNLLDNAVKYCNKKPEITIQILIENSTLKLKFIDNGIGIASKNISFIFDKFYRAQNEKSNEVNGFGLGLYYVKEICNLHNWKIKAENNLENGTTIILSIPYKK from the coding sequence TTGAAAATAAACAAACTAAATAGCATTATCGTTCTGGGACTTGTAGCCATTATCAGCATATTGGTTGCACAATTACTTTGGACTAAAGAGGCTTTTACTTTAGAACAAAAAAAATTAAGTCAGAAAGCAAACATTGCTCTACTCGAAGTCGCCAGAAAATTATACGAAGGAAAAGATCACGAATCATCCTGTCAAAACCCTGTTCAGAAAATTTCTAACGACTATTATATTGTTAATGTCAACAATGCTTTTGAACCGGATATTTTAGAATTCTACTTAAGATCAGAATTCAAAAAAATGAATATCACCACTGACTTTGAATTTGCGATGTACAATTGTCAAAGTGACGAAATGGTTTACGGAAAATATATTTCTTTTTCGGATAAAGAAACTTCAACAAAAAAGGTTTCTTTCCCTAAACATAAAAATTTAGTCTATTATTTTGCCGTCCGTTTTCCAAATGAAACTACATATTTGTTTAGTTCAATGCGATTTTGGTTTGTACTTTCGATTGCATTGATTCTAATTTTATTGATTTACGTTTATTCAATTTTCACGCTTTTGCAGCAAAAAAAATATTCTGAACTGCAACGTGATTTTATCAATAATATGACACATGAATTCAAAACGCCTTTGTCTTCAATTTTAATCGCTTCAAAATATTTAATTGAACAGAATCCTATAAAGGACGATAAAAAACTATATACTTACACGGATATTATTATCAATCAAAGCAATAAATTAAACCATCATATTGAGAAAATTTTAAATATTGCCAAATCAGATTATGCTCCTTTAGAATTAAAAAAAGAAGCCACTTTAATTATTCCGATTATTGAAGAAACAATCCAGAATATTGTTTTGAAATATCCTGAAGCAGGTATCAAAATTGAAAGTTCTTCAAACGAATATCAAATCGAAACTGATGTATTTCACTTTACTAATTTGGTTTATAATCTATTAGATAATGCTGTAAAATATTGCAATAAAAAACCTGAAATCACAATTCAGATACTCATAGAGAACTCTACTTTGAAACTGAAATTTATTGATAACGGAATTGGAATTGCTTCTAAAAACATTTCTTTTATCTTTGATAAATTTTATCGCGCTCAAAACGAGAAAAGTAACGAAGTAAATGGTTTTGGGCTTGGTTTGTATTATGTAAAAGAAATTTGCAACTTGCATAATTGGAAAATTAAAGCCGAAAATAATTTAGAAAACGGCACTACAATAATCTTGTCAATTCCTTATAAAAAATGA
- a CDS encoding response regulator transcription factor, protein MKQFKILYTEDDETLAFLTKDNLEQNNYDVTHCCDGNLGLETFKKENFDICIFDIMMPKKDGFELATEIRKTNTDIPIIFLSAKTLKEDRIKGLRLGADDYLVKPFSIEELLLKIEIFLKRSQKNITSEKFVYEIGKYQFDTNNFILFNEDEKISLTQREAELLKLFLDNKNSVLKREQILTSLWGTDDYFMGRSLDVFISRLRKILVNEKGISIENLHGIGFRFTM, encoded by the coding sequence ATGAAACAATTCAAAATACTTTATACCGAAGATGATGAAACATTGGCGTTCCTGACCAAAGATAATCTGGAACAAAACAATTATGACGTTACGCATTGTTGCGACGGTAATTTAGGTTTGGAAACTTTTAAAAAAGAAAATTTCGACATTTGCATCTTTGATATCATGATGCCTAAAAAGGATGGTTTTGAATTGGCAACCGAGATTAGAAAAACCAATACTGATATTCCGATTATTTTTCTTTCGGCCAAAACTTTAAAAGAAGATCGTATTAAAGGATTGCGTCTGGGCGCTGACGATTATTTGGTGAAACCTTTTAGCATCGAGGAATTATTATTGAAAATTGAAATTTTCCTTAAACGTTCCCAGAAAAACATTACATCGGAAAAATTTGTTTACGAAATTGGAAAGTATCAATTTGATACCAACAATTTTATTCTTTTTAATGAAGATGAAAAAATCAGCCTTACGCAACGCGAAGCCGAATTGCTGAAATTATTTCTTGACAATAAAAATTCGGTTTTAAAAAGAGAACAAATTCTGACCTCACTTTGGGGAACTGATGATTATTTTATGGGAAGAAGCCTGGATGTTTTCATTTCACGCCTGCGTAAAATTTTAGTCAATGAAAAAGGAATTTCTATAGAAAACCTACACGGAATTGGGTTTCGATTTACGATGTAG